The Polymorphobacter megasporae genome window below encodes:
- a CDS encoding penicillin acylase family protein yields the protein MDKALRRTRNLLMMLAAGMTAVPGAAETDTTRWQHEAARVTIVRDDWGIPHVSGPTDADAVFGLMYAQAEDDFARIEANYLTALGRTAEAEGEDAIWGDLRQRLFVDPVELKAEYAASPAWLRTLMQAWADGLNFYLASHPGTKPRVLTRFEPWMALSFTEGSIGGDIERISLSGLKTFYGQPTPPTPEELGMVLREPSGSNGIAIAPRLTANGHALLLINPHTSFYFRSEAQITSAAGLNAYGASTWGQFFVYQGFNASAGWMHTSSTADAVDEFAEKVTHTANGWSYRYGKAARAVASRVVTLRFRRPDGTISERSFTTYRTHHGPVVAMKAGKWIATALMWKPVPALEQSYLRTKATNLASYMKSAALQANSSNDTLFADSTGEIAFLMPQYIPLRNDRFDYTRPVDGSDPATDWRGLHTLASLPSVINPRIGWAHNTNDWPWSAAGPDSPKTANYPRYMDQAGGNARGVHADLLLTGKSGWTPETLRAAAFDPYLPAFARLLPALVEAWAALPAGDARKPALAAPIALLKGWDYRWSADSTATSLAVFWGDQLWRDVGSFAQAERLNVPDYIATRVSPDAKLAALTAAVGQLTRDVGSWQTPWQTINRFQRLDDAIAPHFDDAKASLPVPFTSAQWGSLASFGAKPWPGTTRYYGTSGNSFVAVVEFGPRVKAMAVMAGGQSGDPTSPHFADQIARYAAGALRPVYFYPDELSGHVERRYHPGG from the coding sequence ATGGATAAAGCCCTGCGACGCACACGCAATCTCCTGATGATGCTGGCGGCGGGAATGACGGCAGTGCCGGGTGCCGCCGAGACCGACACGACGCGGTGGCAGCACGAGGCGGCGCGGGTGACGATCGTCCGCGACGACTGGGGGATTCCGCACGTCAGCGGCCCGACCGATGCCGACGCGGTCTTCGGGCTGATGTACGCGCAGGCCGAGGACGACTTTGCCCGGATCGAGGCGAACTACCTCACCGCTCTCGGGCGGACCGCCGAGGCCGAGGGCGAGGACGCGATATGGGGCGACCTGCGCCAGCGGCTGTTCGTCGACCCCGTCGAGCTCAAGGCGGAGTATGCGGCGAGCCCGGCATGGCTGCGGACGCTGATGCAGGCGTGGGCGGACGGATTGAACTTTTACCTCGCTTCGCATCCTGGAACGAAGCCGCGGGTGCTGACCCGATTCGAGCCGTGGATGGCGCTGAGCTTCACCGAGGGCAGCATCGGCGGCGACATCGAGCGAATTTCGCTGAGCGGCCTCAAGACCTTCTACGGCCAGCCGACCCCGCCGACGCCGGAGGAATTGGGCATGGTGCTCCGCGAGCCGTCGGGATCGAACGGCATCGCCATCGCGCCGCGCCTGACCGCGAACGGCCACGCGCTGCTGTTGATCAATCCGCACACCAGTTTCTATTTCCGGTCAGAGGCGCAGATTACCAGCGCCGCCGGGCTGAATGCCTATGGCGCAAGCACGTGGGGGCAGTTCTTCGTCTACCAGGGGTTCAACGCCAGCGCCGGCTGGATGCACACCTCGTCGACCGCCGACGCCGTCGACGAGTTCGCCGAGAAGGTAACGCACACCGCGAACGGCTGGTCGTACCGCTACGGCAAGGCCGCGCGGGCGGTCGCCAGTCGTGTCGTCACGCTCCGGTTCCGCCGCCCCGACGGCACGATAAGCGAGCGCAGCTTCACGACCTACCGCACGCATCATGGCCCCGTCGTGGCGATGAAGGCGGGGAAATGGATCGCCACCGCGCTGATGTGGAAGCCGGTTCCGGCGCTCGAACAAAGCTATCTGCGGACCAAGGCGACCAATCTCGCGAGCTATATGAAGAGCGCCGCGCTTCAGGCCAACTCGTCGAACGACACGCTGTTCGCCGACAGCACCGGCGAGATCGCCTTCCTGATGCCGCAGTATATTCCGCTGCGGAACGACCGCTTCGACTATACGCGGCCCGTCGACGGCAGCGATCCCGCAACCGACTGGCGCGGCCTCCATACGCTCGCCAGCCTGCCGAGCGTAATCAACCCGCGCATCGGCTGGGCCCACAACACCAACGACTGGCCGTGGAGCGCCGCCGGACCCGACAGCCCAAAAACGGCTAATTATCCGCGTTACATGGACCAGGCGGGTGGCAATGCCCGCGGCGTCCATGCCGACCTGCTGCTGACCGGCAAAAGCGGCTGGACGCCCGAGACGCTGCGCGCCGCGGCGTTCGATCCGTATCTGCCCGCCTTCGCCCGCCTCCTGCCCGCACTCGTCGAGGCTTGGGCCGCTTTGCCCGCAGGCGATGCGCGCAAGCCCGCCCTCGCCGCGCCGATCGCATTGCTCAAGGGCTGGGATTATCGCTGGAGCGCCGACTCGACCGCGACGAGCCTCGCGGTGTTCTGGGGCGACCAGCTGTGGCGCGACGTCGGCAGCTTCGCGCAGGCGGAACGGCTCAACGTCCCCGACTATATCGCCACCCGCGTCAGCCCCGACGCCAAGCTTGCCGCGCTGACGGCAGCGGTCGGCCAGCTGACCCGCGACGTCGGAAGCTGGCAGACGCCGTGGCAGACGATCAACCGCTTCCAGCGCCTCGACGATGCAATCGCGCCGCATTTCGACGATGCCAAGGCGTCGCTGCCCGTGCCCTTCACCTCGGCGCAATGGGGCAGCCTCGCCTCGTTCGGCGCCAAGCCATGGCCGGGGACGACACGCTATTACGGCACGAGCGGCAACAGCTTCGTCGCGGTCGTCGAGTTCGGTCCGCGCGTGAAGGCGATGGCGGTGATGGCGGGCGGCCAGAGCGGCGACCCGACCTCACCACACTTCGCCGACCAGATCGCCCGCTATGCCGCCGGTGCGCTCCGCCCGGTGTATTTCTACCCGGACGAGCTCAGCGGGCACGTCGAGCGCCGCTATCACCCCGGAGGATGA